From one Gadus morhua chromosome 8, gadMor3.0, whole genome shotgun sequence genomic stretch:
- the cyp7a1 gene encoding cytochrome P450 7A1 yields the protein MMLSIALIWAVLVGFCCLLWLAVGIRRRNPGEPPVENGLIPYLGCALQFGANPLQFLRSRQKKYGHIFTCKIAGQYFHFLCDPFSYHAVIRQGRHLDWMKFHFATSVKAFGHDSFDPRHGHTTENLHQTFLKTLQGEALPSLIDAMMGHLQDIMLDSDTVRPCAERWQVDGIFVFCYKVMFESGYLTLFGKELGRDKPQARQAAQRALVLNALENFKEFDKIFPALVAGLPIHVFKSAHSARENLAKTMHADNLSKRENVSDLISMRMILNDSLSTFNDISKARTHVALLWASQANTLPATFWSLFYLIRSPDAMKAAREEVQKVLQSTGQKAEPNGPRLTLTREELDNMHVLDSVIKEAMRLSSASMNVRVAKDNFLLHLDNQEAYHIRKDDVIALYPPMLHFDPEIFEDPYEYKYDRFLDEDGQEKNTFFRGGRRLRYYYMPFGSGVTKCPGRFFAIHEIKQFLTLALSYFEMELLDPLVKVPPLDQSRAGLGILQPTYDVDFRYKLKSHP from the exons ATGATGCTGAGCATAGCTCTGATCTGGGCAGTCCTCGTGGGGTTCTGCTGTCTCCTCTGGCTGGCTGTAGGGATACGACGGAG GAATCCTGGAGAACCACCGGTTGAGAACGGCCTCATTCCCTACCTGGGCTGTGCCCTACAGTTTGGTGCCAACCCACTTCAGTTTCTACGCAGCCGTCAGAAAAAATATGGCCATATATTCACCTGCAAAATTGCTGGACAGTACTTCCACTTCCTCTGCGACCCTTTCTCCTACCATGCCGTCATCCGTCAGGGCAGACATCTGGATTGGATGAAATTTCACTTTGCTACCTCTGTCAAA GCCTTTGGACATGACAGCTTTGATCCTCGCCATGGCCACACCACAGAGAACCTGCACCAGACCTTCCTGAAGACGTTGCAGGGAGAGGCCCTGCCCTCCCTGATTGACGCCATGATGGGCCACCTGCAGGACATCATGCTGGATTCAGACACGGTCCGGCCCTGCGCTGAACGCTGGCAGGTGGACGGCATCTTTGTCTTCTGTTATAAG GTCATGTTTGAGTCTGGCTACCTGACTCTCTTTGGCAAGGAGCTGGGCAGGGATAAGCCTCAGGCCCGGCAGGCCGCTCAGAGGGCCCTTGTCCTCAACGCTTTGGAAAACTTCAAGGAGTTTGACAAGATTTTCCCGGCATTAGTGGCCGGTCTGCCCATACATGTGTTCAAGAGTGCCCACAGTGCTAGAGAG AATCTCGCCAAAACCATGCATGCTGACAACCTGTCCAAGAGAGAAAATGTCTCGGACCTCATCTCAATGAGAATGATCCTCAATGACTCCCTATCCACATTCAATGACATCAGCAAGGCCCGGACACACGTGGCCTTACTCTGGGCCTCCCAGGCCAACACCCTGCCTGCCACCTTCTGGAGCCTGTTCTACCTCATCAG GAGTCCAGATGCAATGAAAGCAGCCCGTGAAGAGGTTCAGAAAGTTTTACAGAGCACCGGTCAAAAGGCGGAACCCAATGGGCCAAGGCTGACCCTCACCAGAGAAGAGCTGGACAACATGCATGTTTTAG ACAGCGTCATTAAAGAAGCCATGCGTCTATCCAGTGCTTCCATGAACGTCCGCGTTGCAAAGGACAACTTCCTGCTTCACCTTGACAACCAGGAAGCATATCATATAAGAAAGGACGATGTCATCGCCCTGTACCCCCCCATGCTGCACTTTGACCCGGAGATCTTTGAAGACCCTTAT GAGTATAAATACGACCGGTTCCTGGATGAAGACggtcaagaaaaaaacaccttCTTCCGTGGGGGGCGACGACTGCGCTACTACTACATGCCCTTTGGCTCCGGGGTCACCAAATGCCCAGGTCGCTTCTTTGCCATCCACGAGATCAAGCAGTTTCTGACTCTGGCACTGTCCTACTTTGAGATGGAGCTACTGGACCCACTCGTCAAAGTTCCTCCTCTTGACCAATCACGTGCCGGCCTTGGCATCCTTCAGCCAACCTATGACGTAGACTTCAGGTACAAGCTGAAATCTCACCCATGA